The nucleotide sequence aaaagaaattagtTTATATGACCAATAGACAGTTCAAACAATTTTGAAACATAACACAATACATAGCATGAAGAAAAAATACTGCAGAAGGAGTAAACAGAAAAATCACCAAAGTTAATGCtaaatcaagtaaaaaaaaattaaaatagttAATGTACTTTAACGATAGTGGGAGCAGATTTGATTAACTTGCTTTCATTTGATACCAATACATTAATCATTCTAAAATTTATCATATGAAATGGTGCATGTTATTATGGTAGGAAAAAAGTATTTGAACTGTAATGACTAACAAATCATATActaaaatgtagaaaaaaattaCTGAAGTAATGATGACTATTTTATTGCTAAAACAAACTTCATACGCTTGAATTTTTACTTTatctttaaaaaatatataaaaactatAGGTACCTCTGAATTTCGTTCATGGTTATTATGTACTAAATTCTGCAATATTGTAAGGATACTACAAACACTGTGATgtataaaaataaaattttcatgAGGTACAACAATATGTGATTACATGCGTAATTTTGGGTCATCAATGGCATGTCTTGGATCACAGGTGAATGACACAGTGATGGCATACCTTGTGCCTTTTGTGACTCTTTCAACAAAGTGCAAATTCTCAGATCCAGACGTAAAAGCAGACACCCTTCCTGGAAATTGAGCAAAGTGACAGATTACTAATCACACTATACTTTATGTGAAGTTTTCAAGAAATACATCATTTTTAATTGGATCCACTAACAAGAAGTACATTTCCTgattgagaatatcatatttcattttcatggAAATCAAAATCTGCTTTAGTTCATCTCACATATAAGAAAAACATATTCCTTAGCCTGCATCATgatcaaaagaaattttcctaaaTGTAACAAGTTAAGTTTTACAATACTGGTATAGATATCTTTTGGTCATCATACTGAGATTTCTTTCTTGAAGTTACTTTAAGAGTTTCACAGGGTATGACATAAGTCTTTAAGCCTgcagcagtaatgatgatattgattataAAAGGCATGCCTTTTCCTCTTTTCCAGTTATACCAGGGCTTTGTGTTACATCTAATTTGGGTCTTAAAATACTACATACACGACAGAGTGCCTATGTGCAAATGAATTCAAATCTTACCTGATCGAGGTTCCACTGTTTTGTTGGCATCTTTATCAACAAAGATAAATCTGCCACCATCAAAATTGTACCCATAATCGGTTAAGTACAGAAGGGATGTGTAATGGAATGATTCATATGTTTCCTgcaaaaatacaaaataatataATGTTAATATTCCATTTGTACTCCACAGTACTAATGATTAACTGATCAAATCAAAGAGTATTAATGATTACCTTTGCAAATTTCAAACTGTAAGGCAGAAGTATTACTCAAGCAAATCAACTGCGAAGAAAAAGTGTTGTAGTTAAAAAAGTTAAGCTATCTACTTGTGTACATGTAAGCCACAAGAAGCACTGACATGGTGGCATGGACAAAGAAAAAATGTCTATGTACTGTATCTATAAAAAGTAAGTAGCAGCTGAAGAGAAAAAACTGCAAGTGTAAGAAGGAAAAACTACAAAATAAACTGGTTTCCAAAATGGGCATCTAAATGAAGAAATTAGCTGAAAAAGCCTCAAATGTGGAGAAGACTTGGCATGATCCACAGTCAATCTGATATTTTTCACACTCAAGCATAACAGTTGTTACAAATTAACAAATAATTTCTTACTAAATCAACACCATGTGTGCCTTAAACGAAGGCCACATAATTTCAGAGAAGTGTTCACATCAAACATGTCATCATTAAACCACAAGAGAAAAACCTGCTTCAGCTCGTCAGATTTTCATGCTCGAGAATGaacaatatctctgatgcctctagAATCAAAGGATCCTGGTTTATGGCACTGCTAGGGTAATTCACTAAAAACACAATTTTCTTACAACACGAATGAAAAGTTGTATATGACATAAAATACAGATAGAGAAATTGGTTTCTTTTTGAAATATTACAAAGCAATTCCCTTCTTTACCTGTGAGTCTCAATATCTTGCACATACTTCACCAAGGAAGCTTACACAGTCAATGTAAATACAAATTACAAAACATGTTATGCAAATAGACAACACACAAAAGAATCACAAGCAAAGAAAAGTAATCATCAAACTGTATGTCACACAACTATTACCTTAAACCATAATACTGCACAAGGTAGTAAGTAATGTTCTGGATAACAGAACTTTTAAAAATATTAAGCTTCTCAGGATATGCATTTCACATTACCTTGTCAATGTGAGGATGCCAGTATTCATCATGGACAGTCTGTGCAGGTGCAGGAGTGATTCGTGAGAAAAAGGTGGGGTGCGTGAGATATAATCCATTTCTGTTAATACCAAAGTGATCTGCAATGGCATGATGAATCTTATTCTTCACATGACTGAAAAAAACAATCAAGATGTCAACATCATGCAGACTACAATCATTATAGCATCTTTGGCAAGGAGTAAACAGGCAGGGAAAGGATGAGGTTATTTTGATAAATACTTTTAGCCAACTTTACAATGGCCATTTTAACTGGAGCATCCTAAGGGATAGGGGAGACGGAAACAGTCCCTCTTGAATCTCGAATAGGATGACAAAGAGGGACAAGagtgggagactggaaatcctttcTACTTGTATGATTTCCCAAAACAAGAAACATAAAGGGGAGCTAAGAGAGGATTCTTTCTTGAAAACTcaattgtcttttcctaatgctacttcactaatgagGGTAAGAGTGAACAGATATAAAAAAGGTACAAATGTATCATTCCTGTggacagaggagaaaaaaatacttcctacaCATCTCTTTATGTAACAGGAGTAAAAGGTAAGGTGGACTCCTGGTGTGGGAAGGTCCTTTTTGATGCTGTACTGTTTCCTATCTGCTTATGATCTACTCACAGCTGATCATGTACCAACAAATGAAGTATGCTGGAGTTAGGATACCCACACAATAAAAAAGAACTGACATTCAGGgagtaaaaaaatatatcaaagaatTACCTTAAGGCTTACACTTTGCCAGCACTTTTCTTTGTGCTAGGCTTTTcttacacaccacctgtgtcaccACAGGAAGTAAGAGTACTGACAAATGATGTGTCACAATTACGATATccaagcaataaaaaaaaaggactgacATAAAAAGAGTATACAGCATATGCTTCAAAAACACTCTTTTCTTTGCACCAGACTTCCCTCATGCGCCATCTGTATCTGGAAGTAGATGCTACATGGGTCATACAAGGAAGCCTAGTTGGACATGTGACAGTTTATCAAAGTTACACTCTGCATGCAATTGGATACAGTGGCATGGATATATTTTTCAGATGATGTATGTCGTACTTGATGGTGTACCaacaaacaatgcatgatgcagTTTAAAGATAAACTCATTGGTGTATTTTGCTGCTCTTACCACATTAGTTCCTAAAATCTGATCAATTCCACAATCATAGACAGCCTCAAGCTGACCTAGGGGTCTGATGCTATTCaaatttctttgttttcatttgaACACACATGAAAATAATATGGATTCAAAAGAACAAGAGGTAATATATCTGGATACATACATGAACCATTATGAATAAATACATGGTTATACATATGCTGTTGCATTAACTAATTTTGCTATTTTGTTGAGATCAATTAAGAAAGTAGATGTAaaattcttttgtatatatagacatacatgaACAGTTATGGGGGCTTTAGGATATCATTCAGAAAACTCATAATTCATAAAGAAAACAACACTTgtaaacatacctatatatattaaAATCCTGAGTTGTAAAAATGTGCTTTGCTTCTTCTAActtaaagatattaacaaaactATTGCCATGTGAGAGAGCACCAGAATGCAAGTCAAGAATGGATGCACCACCTGCTGAACCACCCACTGCCAGCCCACGCTCAGCAATGTTCAGAAGAGCTGCTACTTCAGATGGTGTTACCAATGTGTCAAAAACTACACGCCCACATTTTTTTGGAGTACAGCCTGAAAGTACCATAAAATTTCTTTTAAACTAGTAATTTCATACAGACTAATTTAAACAAATTACATTTGAGAAAAGCAATGTGAGAAAGTCAAATCTCATGACATTC is from Panulirus ornatus isolate Po-2019 chromosome 57, ASM3632096v1, whole genome shotgun sequence and encodes:
- the LOC139766313 gene encoding 2-oxoglutarate and iron-dependent oxygenase domain-containing protein 3-like, whose translation is MTVKQRSSRKHPGTGKQPSVSPDQSNSERECSHVGPRIDWRRIITRLIMMVGIMVAVYLSKSDKMVPFATQKEEIRKRFVDVSCSKDYAEELRHFQGCTPKKCGRVVFDTLVTPSEVAALLNIAERGLAVGGSAGGASILDLHSGALSHGNSFVNIFKLEEAKHIFTTQDFNIYSHVKNKIHHAIADHFGINRNGLYLTHPTFFSRITPAPAQTVHDEYWHPHIDKETYESFHYTSLLYLTDYGYNFDGGRFIFVDKDANKTVEPRSGRVSAFTSGSENLHFVERVTKGTRYAITVSFTCDPRHAIDDPKLRM